From a region of the Zingiber officinale cultivar Zhangliang chromosome 10B, Zo_v1.1, whole genome shotgun sequence genome:
- the LOC122028781 gene encoding uncharacterized protein LOC122028781: protein MMVKPGSAVPEKIRESTRFYPYFKDCIEAIDGTHIPATVSGQDINSYRNRHREISQNVLAACNFDLEFIYVLSGWEGSAHDSFVLTDALSRNNGLKVSGDGRYPNRR, encoded by the exons ATGATGGTCAAACCTGGATCTGCAGTGCCAGAAAAAATAAGAGAGAGTACAAGATTTTACCCTTACTTTAAA GATTGTATTGAAGCTATTGATGGCACTCACATTCCAGCTACGGTGTCTGGGCAAGATATTAACAGTTATCGTAACCGTCATAGAGAAATTTCTCAAAATGTTTTAGCAGCTTGTAACTTTGATTTAGAATTTATATATGTACTCAGTGGATGGGAGGGATCTGCCCATGATTCATTTGTGTTGACAGATGCTTTATCAAGAAATAATGGGCTTAAAGTGTCAGGAG ATGGCAGGTATCCAAATCGACGTTAA